A window of Pungitius pungitius chromosome 19, fPunPun2.1, whole genome shotgun sequence genomic DNA:
CCTCGCGTTATTGGCCAGGTACCATTTTCAGATTGAATGTCCTCCAAGTCCTTGACAAgctaatttgtattttattcgTTATATTGAGCTTGCGTGTACCTTTCCGCAGCTCAAATCCGACTACGACCGAGGGGAGGTCTCCTTAAAGTACATACTAACCGGAGAAGGGGCCGGAGACGCGTTCGAGATAGACGAGTACTCCGGGGAGATCCGGACCCTGAAGAAGCTCGACCGAGAGGAGAAGTCCTTCTACGTCCTCCAAGCCCAGGCCATCAACAGGAGGTCCAATGAGCCGGAGGAACCCCAGTCCGAGTTCATCATCAAGGTGCAGGACATCAATGACAATGGGCCGCAGTTCCAGAACGAACCGTATGTGTCCAGCATCCCTGAGATGTGTCCAACCGGTACGTGTACGAGAGGCCGGAGGAAATAACCCAATCAAGTGCTAAGGCCTGTTTTTATATGCTAACGGAGTTACTTATTTCATAAATCTAAAGTTAGAATTAATCTGTTTACACATAAAAGTGAAACCCTCGCTCTGGAACGGTGAGGATCGGCTTTATCGTTCTGAGCATatacttttaaaatgaattttctTAACTTAGATCTGGACTGAAGACAATGATCTTTTAGGTTTTATGAATGTCTGTCATCTGTCCCCATGCAGGAAGTTCAAAGTATTGGATTGTGAAATGCAGCTCGGATGCCTTTTATGGATAAATGTATCGTATAATGTTATTATAACCACTGCCCTTTCATACCACAAACATAATGCAATCTGCTTCTGTGGCGTAATATCTCATTTGGATCATAATGCATTTGACtctgaaaagagaaagaaagcccccccccccccccccccccatgtaagGAAAAAAGAGGGTGTCTTCCGgggtaaaaaaagagaaaagaacaagATTGACGAGGACTGAGGGAGAGGATGTGGTCAGTGGAGAAGAGGGCAGTAAGCGTGGAAAGATGGAGAGGCGGATTGGattggaagggagggggggtgggggggggggtaaggagcagcaggtggacGGCGAGCGAGACGTCGCTGTGGGGCCCGGCGAGGTCATCGCACACACCTGCACAGCCCGCCATGCTCCCCGCCGTCCTCCGCCATCGCCAGCCCCCTCCCCAAATCATCCCTCCTCTCAtccgctttccccccccccaagccagacagacagaccctGCGGGACTGTGGCATAATCACTTCATCTCCTCGTCGACTGGAACTGCTGCCCAAGCTTACTCTGACTGTgtgatctgccccccccccccccacagggaccACCGTGGCCCGGGTGACAGCCACAGATGCTGATGATCCCTCGTTTGGAAACAACGCCAAGCTCATCTACTCCATCCTGCAGGGGGAGCCCTACTTCTCTGTGGAGCCAAAGACAGGTAGCTCTCCCACCCCCCAGGAGGCCTTTAGTGAATAATGTTAAACTCCACACAACAGGAACAGAACCCATCACACATCTCATCACTTTGAAAAGTGCATAAATGcacttccttcttttctttaaacagcTATTATTCACAGGTTTACATGGGTCTTTCTAACATGATGTTAGAAAGACGTTTACATGCAAATGAATGCATTGTGTAAAAGTGTAAATATCATAGCTACAGGTACCTGTGAAAAGACCAAAACAGCAGATGAATTGATCTTAGAAGCTTTTACTGCCTGTGTTTTTCCCTCCCTGTAAGAAAGCTCCATTCTTCCCTGAAATGCTTCAAATCATCAATGAGgaacaaaagatgaaagaaataaCAATGAGGCTCAGTGTTGCTCCAACAGACATGAGAAGCAGTTTGGCCACAGAGTGAGACCGAATGCTAAATGCGACATTTTTAAGGGGACTAAAATAATGTTGAAATGAACATCCGTGAACTAGAAACACATTGTGAAAGGGTTAACGCCGTAGGACGAGAGCACGGACGTCTACACACTGGACAGTAAAGGTTTACTCCAAATCAGACCAGAGTTTAAAAAAGGGATTATGTAATGTTTACTAAGGTGACAAATCAAGTGAAGAGCATCAACACTTCCCTCCCTAGCCCTCCTGGTATTAATCTACTTCTAATCTACTagtcatgttgatttcaaagccctcctggtattaatctgcttctaatctactagtcacgttgatttcaaagccctcctggtattaatctacttctaatctactagtcatgttgatttcaaagccctcctggtattaatctacttctaatctactagtcatgttgatttcaaagccctcctggtattaatctacttctaatctactagtcatgttgatttcaaagccctcctggtattaatctacttctaatctactagtcacgttgatttcaaagccctcctggtattaatctacttctaatctactagtcacgttgatttcaaagccctcctggtattaatctactagtcatgttgatttcaaagccctcctggtataaatctacttctaatctactagtcatgttgatttcaaagccctcctggtataaatctacttctaatctactagtcatgttgatttcaaagccctcctggtattaatctacttctaatctactagtcacgttgatttcaaagccctcctggtataaatctacttctaatctactagtcatgttgatttcaaagccctcctggtattaatctacttctaatctactagtcacgttgatttcaaagccctcctggtattaatctactagtcatgttgatttcaaagccctcctggtattaatctatttctaatctactagtcacgttgatttcaaagccctcctggtattaatctacttctaatctactagtcatgttgatttcaaagccctcctggtattaatctacttctaatctactagtcatgttgatttcaaagccctcctggtattaatctacttctaatctactagtcacgttgatttcaaagccctcctggtattaatctacttctaatctactagtcatgttgatttcaaagccctcctggtattaatctacttctaatctactagtcatgttgatttcaaagccctcctggtattaatctacttctaatctactagtcatgttgatttcaaagccctcctggtattaatctacttctaatctactagtcacgttgatttcaaagccctcctggtattaATCTACTTCTAATCTACTAGTCACGTTGATTTAaaagccctcctggtattaatctactagtcatgttgatttcaaagccctcctggtataaatctacttctaatctactagtcatgttgatttcaaagccctcctggtataaatctacttctaatctactagtcatgttgatttcaaagccctcctggtattaatctacttctaatctactagtcacgttgatttcaaagccctcctggtattaatctacttctaatctactagtcatgttgatttcaaagccctcctggtattaatctacttctaatctactagtcacgttgatttcaaagccctcctggtataaatctacttctaatctactagtcatgttgatttcaaagccctcctggtattaatctacttctaatctactagtcacgttgatttcaaagccctcctggtattaatctactagtcatgttgatttcaaagccctcctggtattaatctatttctaatctactagtcacgttgatttcaaagccctcctggtattaatctacttctaatctactagtcatgttgatttcaaagccctcctggtattaatctacttctaatctactagtcacgttgatttcaaagccctcctggtattaatctacttctaatctactagtcatgttgatttcaaagccctcctggtattaatctacttctaatctactagtcacgttgatttcaaagccctcctggtattaatctacttctaatctactagtcatgttgatttcaaagccctcctggtattaatctacttctaatctactagtcacgttgatttcaaagccctcctggtattaATCTACTTCTAATCTACTAGTCACGTTGATTTCTAAGCCCTCCTGGTATAAATCTACTTCTAATCTACTagtcatgttgatttcaaagccctcctggtattaatctacttctaatctactagtcacgttgatttcaaagccctcctggtattaCTATATATCAAACAGGGTTTACAGGCCTGAGGCAGAGATTTACTCACAGTTTGAACAAACACCTGACGGCCTCCCCTTGGTGCACCACCTCtccgtctgtccgtctctcGCTCCACCCGCCAGGCATCGTCCTGACGTCCAGGCCCGACATGGACCGCGAGGCCCGGGACCAGTACctggtggtggtgcaggtgaAGGACATGCTCGGCCTCGGCGGCGGCTACTCCGCCTCCACCACCGTCACCGTCAGCCTGACCGACGTCAACGACAACGGACCCACTTTCCAGCACCGTGAGTCCGTTTTTAAATGCCGCACCTAAAGATGCTTCTAtttggtcggggggggggagggagggagggagagggtgcACGTGCACAGGCGTCGCCCGCCGGATGGATTTAATCATTCACACATGAAAGGACATTTGTCATGACCTTTAGAAACAAACCCGGGATTCCCGGTGATAAAGCTCACTAAATGAATGCTCCGGGAAGAAATCAATTCTGAAGAAATGAGACGGCAGGGATGATACCTTTAACTATTAATGTAACATTCACATTCACTGCATCCTATCCAGTCAAAAGGCCTTATAATTATTGTATGACCACACTTCACTTTGAACTGTGCCCTCTGTTTTGTGACATAATTGGTGATTATTATGtgggttttctgtgtgtgtgtgtgtgtgtgtgtgtgtgtgtgtgtgtgttcctcccaGTCGGGGGAGCCGTCCAAATAGAGTCACTCAAAGGCACAATCGCGTTTTTCTCATCTTGGTATTAGAGCTCTGGGATTATGTGGAGTCGCCGCCATTTATCTGCGACTCACACAAATTGACCCAACACCACAATGTTCCCCCCTTCTTATCACTTCACACACGAGCAGACTCTCTCCAACAGATATTAACAACTTTCTGTCACGCTATGTGGCCAAAGTTAAGTAAAgaaaccccctttttttaaaatctatatATTCGTCATTTTTCACCAAAAGTGTCATGTGCTCTCACAGAGcttttgaattctttttttacaaCGTCCACATCGTCCTCGTTTCTTCAGACCTGTACGCCTTTGCCGTGCCCGAGGACTCGGCAGTGGGCACCACGGTGGGCAGGATCATGGCGCTGGACGGAGACAGCGGTGTCCACGCCAGGATGACCTACAGCCTGGAGGACGACCTGGAGGAAAGCGCCACGTTTGTCATCCAAACGGACCCGGTGACGCAGGAGGGGGTCGTTGTGCTCGCCAAGGTGAGCACAACGCGCCGCGTCGCCCGCCATCGTCTAATGCACGgattcatgttgtttttgttttaatgcgtTTAAGGGCAGGAGTGCagtgaggaagcaaaaggacgGGCCAGATTCCAtcaacatgacacacacacacacacacacacacacacaccgaagcGAAATGAATAAACTTCTAAAAGTATCCACACTATGATACGACTCAACATGCACGACGAGAGAGTGTAAATAGCTTGATTTGAAGATTAAATATAAGCACTTCAAGACAAGTGATCACTTTgcgatgattaaaaaaaaaaaagaaaaaaaaaaagaagtagtaGTGAGGCCTCACTCAGTATTTCACATATAAGTAAAAATGTGTTCATCAGCATCAGAGTATTCTTTAACTACCTCAGTAGGAGTTCTCATTACGCAGAATGATCCATTTAagagttattattattagtaacaTCGTTATTGAAGCATCAATGTGTTCATCGCTTTAATCGTACAGCTggtgaaggagggggtggggcgggggctTAATTAAAACTCTTTAAATACTGCTGGGTAACAAAATCCCTAATAATGCATTGGATCTTATGTTTATATTAATGTGCTTTGTTACATTCCATCACCTGACAGTCCTAAAAATATTCATTGAAGAATCCTCACAGATTCTCTTGTTTTCCTCCAGGACTTGTGCTTCACACTCGGAAATCATCACATAAAAGATGCTTCTTCATTCAATTTAGATGCCgtgataatgaaataaaaaaacaaacacgttaTTGACTCTGTCTCTGAATCCTTTTGGAAATGCAATAACGGTTtgcatgttgctgttttttttattttttttattaccagGGTTATAACGTTAAGAAATCTATTAAAGGCCGCATTATTTAAGCGCATGCTCACGGCTGCGGGCCGGAAAGCGGTCTCCCTCCGAGCCTGATGGCGACGGACCAGGTGCTAACGCGACTGTTCCGTTTCCCCTCGCAGCCTCTGGACTACGAAACCAAGAGGCGCTTCGTCATGGCCGCCGAGGCCGCCAACGACCACGTGGACACTCGCTTTCTGACCCCGGAGGAGTTCAGGGACAGGACGACGCTCAAGATCGTCGTGGAGGACGTGGACGAGCCGCCCGCCTTCCTGCCGGCGCCCCGCGAGTGGAAGGTCCCCGAAAATGCAGCGGTGGGGGCCGTGGTCGGCGGCGTCACGGCCAGAGACACGGACGCCGTCAACAATCCCATCAGGTGCGGtaatgggggaggaggggggggggggggggggggtgttcgtcCTAACCGGGAAGAATGGCACCTGCCAGCAGACGGTGCGgtaatgacggggggggggggggggggggcagcttgcTCCACGCGGTGAAAAATCATTCCATTTGCAGAAGTGTAGGCTGGCTCGGTGCATCTGTTTTTACCCTTGATCCCCGGATACCCCGCTGCACGTTTATCTCACATCACTTTAGTAGGAAATGAGCCCCGCTGAATAAATCATCaggattctttttctttttcttttttacctcacagtctccttttttttttcttctatccgTTGCCGTGGCATCGTCACAAAGCGACGCGGGGATGTAATAAAGCGCCATACGGCGTGGCAGCACGTGGAACAGAGATTTGCAGTCATTTGCAGGTGGGGCACGTTGCGGCGGAGACATCAGCGGCCACCGTAGCGCACGTAGTCCATCTTCAGCAGAGCTTAAGAGTGGCAGGTGCTGCACATCATCCTCAGCCCCGGCATGCATtaccctccccttttttttttcttttttttttttttagagactgGGCCTCACTGATCAATAAAGTCACGTTGACATTTTCGGGGAGGGTTTTTCCGCGACTCTACTAAATGCGATCGAGTTTACTTTGGTTCGAATTGTCAAACTTTTCCCCGTTgttagagagagggggggctcTCGCAAAAAGGATTCGTTAGTCACCCTGATGTCACAATCACTTCTATTAATGAGTATCAGAAGGTACGGCGGCGTGGAAGACACGCGGCGCGTCGCCTACTGGCACAGAGCACCACGCGCTGGTGTTGGTTTTGTCCCTGCAGCCACACCGCCTTCATGTCTCATGCTTTTTTAACCATATTTATTATGATAAAAACTCAATAAGGGGAAAAAGAAACCACGGTGTAGCTTCGTGAGGCGCTTTGTTTCCCACCGAGTTGTTGTCACACGGGCGCGCGCACGTGCTCACGTGCTCGCGCTGCCTTTGTTGGGTGTCTGTCAACAGATTAGAAGAAACGAGCAGTTTCCCCCCTAATTAATCTCCCAGTGGCATCGCAATGTTTTGTTGGCCCAGAAAGCGGGGCCTCCACCGCTAAATGCGCCTCTCtgaggtttcccccccccccgccctcccccccttgcAGATATTCCATCGACAGGAGGAGCGGCGGCACAAAGGCGTTCAAGATAGACCCCGACAATGGAACCGTAACCGTCGCCGAGGCGCTGGACCGGGAGGCCGCCGAGTGGCACAACGTGACCGTCGAAGCCAGGGAAGGCGGTAAGGAGGACGCCGTTTATCCTCGCTCGGGGTAGAGAGACCTGCTCGGGATATATTATTAACATCGCGCGTTGATGACAAGTCTTTGTCTGGAAGTAACACacagggaggggtggggaggggggggtactgatGGGAGGATTatgcagaaaaatacaaaaaaaaaaaaaaaaagaacacggtTAATCCTGCAGGAAAGGATTGTGTTTGTAGTTAGAATAatcaaataacatttaaataaccGGCGATAGTTAAGATGACGAGAGCTGTCGGTCCATCCTGAACACACACTGCCTCCAAAATGTAGCAATAAGTAGGAGGAGTAAACAAGAACATCCATGAAAAGTTGGCCAAAAGTTATGAGTCAACAATTGAAATACTTAAAGGCGTGTAAAAGTTGTTACAAATACCTGTTTTGCCACTTTAAGTTGGGATACAAATGCAAAGATGTCAACATTAAGCTATTGGAGGAGCACTGGTCTACACTGAGGAACTCACCTCTCCCCTTCCTTCGTTGGAAGACGCTCTACATGCCATTTGCACGccgaaaaagaaacattaatcAGTCCTAAGTGTTATTTCGACAGAGCTTTTAGAAAGCGTTTACGGTACACGCACCCGGTGGACCCCAGCAAATGTCTATCTTCACTCCTGCAGCGCCGAACCATTTATCCTCCTCCGTGGTGGTGTTCATCAAAGTGCTGGACGTAAACGACAACGTGCCGAGGCTCGCAGCCGATTACCAGCCGTTCATCTGCGAGGGAACGCAAGCCGGAGAAGtacattgttttaatttttctttgGCGGTTGGATATTTGAgaatttactatttatttatcgAATGGACGGCGAATGTATTTGTAATGCAACGTGTTCTATTCCATCCAAGTACTATTTTTACACCTTAAATGACTCTCAAGGAGACACCTCAGACACGGACATTGTGAGTTGTTAAATCGGATTGTTTGTGCCTGCGTGTCTCTCAGCTCATTCAGCTGCTCAGCGCGGTCGACATGGACGAGCCGGTCGAGGGACACCACTTCTACTTCTCCATGGTCCCCGAGAAGCACATCAATCCGAACTTCACCATCAGAGACAACCAAGGTCACAACCATAATGTTTACATccctgagcgggggggggggggggggaggagcgacAATAAACGCTTCGGGAACAAGAGGCGGCGGGTCAAATGTTTCTCATTTGCATGAATTGATGTGATGCGATCCATTTGTTTTCAAGCACCAGCCGGCAAAGCTGGGGCCCAAGACCCATTTTCCCGTCTTTTTGCTAAGCTAACCGTAGCGCTGCAGTGACCAAATGTCCTCCTgcattttgcactgtttttgccATTTTGGCATGAAACCCTTCAGTAGGTTGTCGTTTTATTTTGTGAGTCCGTCAATTATAAAAGGCGGTCAACCTTTTCCTCAAAGGCTGCAGGTATCAAACAACAACTGTTAAAGTGGGCAGCGGGGGAGATATTGGGTCGTTTTACGGCACCGCAGCCCACTCAGCAACCCGGGACGCCGGCGGTGAGTCAGGCGTCAGAAACAAACCGCCATTttt
This region includes:
- the cdh19 gene encoding cadherin-7 isoform X1 — its product is MGSAGEVRGWAVKMSMPSVLAVVAVFAVMPGGALSDMRGARGPEAQQLAQGSAPLHRRSKRGWIWKQLFVPEEDPTPRVIGQLKSDYDRGEVSLKYILTGEGAGDAFEIDEYSGEIRTLKKLDREEKSFYVLQAQAINRRSNEPEEPQSEFIIKVQDINDNGPQFQNEPYVSSIPEMCPTGTTVARVTATDADDPSFGNNAKLIYSILQGEPYFSVEPKTGIVLTSRPDMDREARDQYLVVVQVKDMLGLGGGYSASTTVTVSLTDVNDNGPTFQHHLYAFAVPEDSAVGTTVGRIMALDGDSGVHARMTYSLEDDLEESATFVIQTDPVTQEGVVVLAKPLDYETKRRFVMAAEAANDHVDTRFLTPEEFRDRTTLKIVVEDVDEPPAFLPAPREWKVPENAAVGAVVGGVTARDTDAVNNPIRYSIDRRSGGTKAFKIDPDNGTVTVAEALDREAAEWHNVTVEAREGAPNHLSSSVVVFIKVLDVNDNVPRLAADYQPFICEGTQAGELIQLLSAVDMDEPVEGHHFYFSMVPEKHINPNFTIRDNQDNTAGIVARRSSFTRKDRSRYLLPVVVTDSGSPALSGTATLTVSVCSCRPAGHCPAAGGVEALALSMGVSLQTLLGLLVCLVTLTALSALMLVVRRHRRQKQQEEEEEEAGAMETASQKVLRYGADGGPRRPAVPLRRHPRRRERRLRREDVRASIRMSLGESHLIGPDDEVFGRFILDRLAEADRDPGAAPPDCLRRFAYEGSGSPAGSLSSLESASLELEPGRPVCNPRPPPVRLTPWYGGGEEDTFF
- the cdh19 gene encoding cadherin-8 isoform X2, encoding MGSAGEVRGWAVKMSMPSVLAVVAVFAVMPGGALSDMRGARGPEAQQLAQGSAPLHRRSKRGWIWKQLFVPEEDPTPRVIGQLKSDYDRGEVSLKYILTGEGAGDAFEIDEYSGEIRTLKKLDREEKSFYVLQAQAINRRSNEPEEPQSEFIIKVQDINDNGPQFQNEPYVSSIPEMCPTGTTVARVTATDADDPSFGNNAKLIYSILQGEPYFSVEPKTGIVLTSRPDMDREARDQYLVVVQVKDMLGLGGGYSASTTVTVSLTDVNDNGPTFQHHLYAFAVPEDSAVGTTVGRIMALDGDSGVHARMTYSLEDDLEESATFVIQTDPVTQEGVVVLAKPLDYETKRRFVMAAEAANDHVDTRFLTPEEFRDRTTLKIVVEDVDEPPAFLPAPREWKVPENAAVGAVVGGVTARDTDAVNNPIRYSIDRRSGGTKAFKIDPDNGTVTVAEALDREAAEWHNVTVEAREGAPNHLSSSVVVFIKVLDVNDNVPRLAADYQPFICEGTQAGELIQLLSAVDMDEPVEGHHFYFSMVPEKHINPNFTIRDNQDNTAGIVARRSSFTRKDRSRYLLPVVVTDSGSPALSGTATLTVSVCSCRPAGHCPAAGGVEALALSMGVSLQTLLGLLVCLVTLTADLLC